TGAAGAAGGGCCAGGAGCCCGATCTCGACCAGCCGCTGGGCGTAACCACCGAGATCAATCTGCACGCGCCGGCACTGCTGCCGGACGACTACTGCCCGGACGTTCATGAACGGCTGGTGCTGTACAAGCGGCTGGCCAGCTGCGACACCGGTGCCGACATCGACGAAATCCACGAGGAGCTGATCGACCGCTTCGGCCTGCCGACGCCGCCGGTCAAGCTGCTGATCGACAGTCACCGCCTGCGCCTGCTGGCGCGCGATCTCGGCGTCAGCCGCTGCGACGCGTCGGACACGGCAATCCAGCTGACCTTCTCCAGCCAGACGCCGGTCGAGCCGATGAAGATCATCGGTCTGATCCAGAGCAAGCGGAACTACAAGCTCGCCGGCCAGGACAAGCTGCGGGTCGAAGCCACGCTGAACGACCCGGCCATGCGTGCGGTGCGGGTCAAGGAACTGCTGAAGGAGCTGGCAGCGTAACGCCACCAGCGCCCTGCACGGCTACGCCGCCGCAAACACCCAGCAGTCGTTGGCCGGAAACTCGACCCAGTACTCTCCGGCCTCTCGTGGCGTGTGGCCAAAGGCGCGGAAGCGCAGGTCGCCACGGTCGAACAGATACTCCCAGCGGTCGCCGAGGTACATGGCCGTCACCAGCCGGGCGCGGACCCGGTTGTCTCCGGGGCCGTCGGCCACGCTGACACGTTCGAGCCGGATCACCGCCTGCGCACCGGCGCCGACGGTGACATGGTCGATCGCCTGCCCGGCCAGTTCCCAGTCCGCGCCGGCTATGCGCACCCGGCGGCCGTCGACCGCGACCACCCGTGCCGCCAGCTTGTTGTTGCTGCCCATGAACTCGGCGCTGTACAGCGATTTCGGCGTGGCATACAGCTCGGCCGGCGTGCCCTCCTGCTCGATGCGGCCGTTCTTCAGCAACAGGATGCGATCGGACATCGCCATCGCCTCGGTCTGGTCATGGGTCACGCACAGCGCCGACAGCCCGAGTTCGATGATCAGCGCGCGCAGCCAGGCACGGGCCTCCTCGCGCAGCTTGGCGTCCAGGTTGGACAGCGGCTCGTCGAGCAGGATGACCGGCGGGTTGTAGACCAGCGCACGGGCAATGGCGACCCGCTGCTGCTGGCCCCCCGACAACTGGAACGGAAAGCGCCCGGCCAGTTGCGCCAGCCCCAGCTGCGTCAGCACCTGGTCGACGCGCTGGCGGATTTCGGCCGTGCCGACCCGGCGCAGTTTGAGGCCATAGGCCACGTTGTCGAATACCGAACGGTGCGGCCACAGCGCATAGGACTGGAACACCAGCCCGAGTGCGCGCTGCTCAACCGGCAGGTTGTGCGCACTGGCGCCGTCATACAGCAGTTTGCCATCGAGCAGGATCTTGCCATCCGACGGTTGTTCCAGCCCGGCCACGGCGCGCAGCAGCGTGGTCTTGCCGCTGCCGGACGCGCCGAGCAGCGACACCACTTCTCCGGCCTTGAGCTGGAATGACACACCATTGAGAATCGGATGGGCGTCGTAGCTCAGGTGCAGATTTTCGACAACAAGCTTAGTCATGAAGTTTCACTCCGAAACGCAGGGCGACCGCCAGACCGGCGCCGACCATGGCAATGTTGATGACCGACAGGGCAGCGACCTGATCGACCGCGCCGGTTGCCCACAGCGACACCAGCAGCGAACCGATCACCTCGGTGCCCGGCGACAGCAGATAGACCGCCGTCGAGTATTCCCGCTCGAAAATCATGAAGATCAGCAGCCAGCTGGCTAGCAGCCCGTAGCGGATCAGCGGCAGCGTGATATCGCGGCTGGTTCGGCCGCGGCTGGCGCCGACGCTGCGCGCGGCCTCCTCCAGTTCGGGCCCGACCTGCATCAGCGCGCCCTGGACCAGCCGCATCCCGTAGGCCAGCCAGACCACGGTGTAGGCCAGCCAGATCGAGAACATCGAGTTCCGCAGCTCCTTCAGCCCCGGCACGAACAGGAACACCCACAGGAAGGCCAGGCCGGCGAGGATGCCCGGCACTGCGCGCGGCAACAGCACGATGTAGTCGAGCAGCCGGCTGCCGCCATCGGCACGCCGGTGGCCGGCAAAGCCGATCGCGGTATACGCGGCCACCGCCACCAGCCCGCCGATCACGCCGACCCCCAGGGTATTGGTGATGGCGCGCACCATATTGTCCTGCTCGAACAGGTCAGTGAAATTGGACAGCGTCAGCGAGTCGAGCAGCGATACGCCATCGCCCCAGTGGCTGACGAAAGCGCGCAGCACGATGCCGGACAGGGGCACCAGCACGGTCACTGCCAGCCACAGGCCGATGATGGCGAATGCCAGCCAGCGCCAGTTGCCGAGCGGCAGCGGCTGCTGGCGTGCGGCCTTGCCCTTGATCGACACATACTTGCTCGCGCTGCGCAGCAGCCGGCGCTGCAACAGCACCAGCGGGAAAGTGGCCGCCACGATGCACATCGCCACCGCCGCCATCAGGTGATAGGACGGAATGCCGAGCTTGTTGGTCAGCTTGTACAGATAGGTCGCCAGCACCAGGTGCCCCTCGGGGTCGCCGAGCACCAGCGGCAGGCCGAAAATCTCGAAGCCGAGGAAGAACACCAGCACGCCGGAGAACATCAGCGAGGGCATCACCATCGGCAGGCTGACATCGCGCGCCACCCGGAACGGCGTCGCTCCGGAGATTCTCGCCGCCTCCTCGACATCGGCGCCAAGATTGCGCAGCGCGGCCGAGGCATACAGGTACACGTGCGGAACATGGGTCAGGCCGGCGATCAGCGCGATACTGGACAGGGTGTAGATGTTCCACGGCACATCGCCGAACAGATTGCGCCACCACAGCGAGTAGAAGCCGACCGGACCGGTGGCGACCACATAGCCGAATGCCAGCACCATCGGCGACACGAACACCGGCGTCAGCAGCAGGGGTTCCAGCCAGCGACGGCCGGGCAGATTGGTGCGCACCATCAGGAAGGCCAGCAGCCCGCCCAGCGGCACGGCGATGACCAGCATGCCGGCGGCAATGGCGACCGAATTGCCCAGCGCCGACCAGAAGTCCGGGTCATCGAAAATGAAACGGTAGGCATCGAGACTCAGTGTCTTGTCCGGCATGAAGAACGGTGCGGACAGCAGGCTCTGGTACACGATCAGCGACAGCGGCATCAGCACCGCCACCAGCACCAGGCCGATGGTCAGCCAGCGCGAGGGGGTCAGCCGCCGCAGAACGGGCGGCAGGCGCAGCGGGGCCTGCGCAGGCGCCAGGGTCGGCGCCGACGGGAGAGGGGAAGTCATGGGTGTGTTCCTGGTGGACGCCGCCGCGGACATCCGGCCGCGCGGCGGGCGTCGATCGGTGTTACTTGGCGAGAGCCTGCTTCCAGGTCTTCAGGAATTCCAGACGCTTGGCCTGATCCAGATACACCAGCAATCCGGTGCCGACCTGGATCGGCTTGAGGCTGTTGCCAAGCTGGCGCGTCAGGCCCGCCATCGACGTCTCGCCGGTCACGTCGGCACGGATGGCAAACAGGTCGGCCTGGTTGGCGAGCAGGGTCTGTCCGCGCTTCGACAGCAGGTAGTCGGTCCACAGCCGCGCCGCATTCGGCGAGCGTGCGCTCTTTGAAATCACCGACAGCCGGCTGACCACCAGCGTGTAGTCCTTCGGATACACATAGCCGATCGACGGGTCCTTCTTGGCCTTGGTGAACGCATAGGAACCGATGATGTTGTAGCCGATCAGGTTCTCGCCGGACGAGATGCGTTCCAGCATCGCCCCGGTACTCGACTGCACCTTGAGACCGGTCGCCCCCAGCGCGCGGATCAGATCCCAGGTGGCATTGCCGGCCACGCGATAGTCCTGGGTCAGGTAGTTGAAGCCGACGCCGGACTTCTCGATATCGTAGGTGGTGACCTTGCCGGCGAATTTCTTCGGATTGGCACGGACGATGCGGGCCAGATCGGCATGGGTCTGCGGAATTTCGG
This window of the Microvirgula aerodenitrificans DSM 15089 genome carries:
- a CDS encoding ABC transporter ATP-binding protein produces the protein MTKLVVENLHLSYDAHPILNGVSFQLKAGEVVSLLGASGSGKTTLLRAVAGLEQPSDGKILLDGKLLYDGASAHNLPVEQRALGLVFQSYALWPHRSVFDNVAYGLKLRRVGTAEIRQRVDQVLTQLGLAQLAGRFPFQLSGGQQQRVAIARALVYNPPVILLDEPLSNLDAKLREEARAWLRALIIELGLSALCVTHDQTEAMAMSDRILLLKNGRIEQEGTPAELYATPKSLYSAEFMGSNNKLAARVVAVDGRRVRIAGADWELAGQAIDHVTVGAGAQAVIRLERVSVADGPGDNRVRARLVTAMYLGDRWEYLFDRGDLRFRAFGHTPREAGEYWVEFPANDCWVFAAA
- a CDS encoding ABC transporter permease; the protein is MTSPLPSAPTLAPAQAPLRLPPVLRRLTPSRWLTIGLVLVAVLMPLSLIVYQSLLSAPFFMPDKTLSLDAYRFIFDDPDFWSALGNSVAIAAGMLVIAVPLGGLLAFLMVRTNLPGRRWLEPLLLTPVFVSPMVLAFGYVVATGPVGFYSLWWRNLFGDVPWNIYTLSSIALIAGLTHVPHVYLYASAALRNLGADVEEAARISGATPFRVARDVSLPMVMPSLMFSGVLVFFLGFEIFGLPLVLGDPEGHLVLATYLYKLTNKLGIPSYHLMAAVAMCIVAATFPLVLLQRRLLRSASKYVSIKGKAARQQPLPLGNWRWLAFAIIGLWLAVTVLVPLSGIVLRAFVSHWGDGVSLLDSLTLSNFTDLFEQDNMVRAITNTLGVGVIGGLVAVAAYTAIGFAGHRRADGGSRLLDYIVLLPRAVPGILAGLAFLWVFLFVPGLKELRNSMFSIWLAYTVVWLAYGMRLVQGALMQVGPELEEAARSVGASRGRTSRDITLPLIRYGLLASWLLIFMIFEREYSTAVYLLSPGTEVIGSLLVSLWATGAVDQVAALSVINIAMVGAGLAVALRFGVKLHD
- a CDS encoding ABC transporter substrate-binding protein is translated as MKRFKQLALAAALACTAATALADPLPPGYPASYSNQIAAARKEGKVVVYSTTDTAAVRPLIKDFEALYPGVRVEYNDMNSTELYNRFISEAAAGGGSADVLWSSAMDLQVKLVNDGFAASYASPEVANLPGWAHYQGLAYGTTFEPIAIVYNKRLLTAAEIPQTHADLARIVRANPKKFAGKVTTYDIEKSGVGFNYLTQDYRVAGNATWDLIRALGATGLKVQSSTGAMLERISSGENLIGYNIIGSYAFTKAKKDPSIGYVYPKDYTLVVSRLSVISKSARSPNAARLWTDYLLSKRGQTLLANQADLFAIRADVTGETSMAGLTRQLGNSLKPIQVGTGLLVYLDQAKRLEFLKTWKQALAK